Within the Panicum virgatum strain AP13 unplaced genomic scaffold, P.virgatum_v5 scaffold_4631, whole genome shotgun sequence genome, the region GTACTGATAGATATTAACTATTTGCAGCAGAGATTCTTGGCTTCTGCAATTTTATCTCACATTCTTCTGAAGAGCAATCTTTAGCTGCTGTGCAAGAGTATCTGATGTTTTCAAACATATATGACCTCACTGCTGTGCTGGAGAACAGATAGCTTTGAACTATTTGGTGATCATTCCCAGTTTTGCATGGCACGTGGAAGTCTTTGGATCTTTGAGAAAATGGCTCTATCTATCCATAAGTGATATCGATGTAAGCATTTCCATTTCCTCCTCTTCTCTAGATTTCTAGCTTGGCATTTCACTTGCATTCCATTGTGTTTAATTGCCAGAGCATAGTACTTTGTTAAACAATATTATTCTGCTTTATGCTACTATGGGAATTTGCTTGGCATTTTACATATGGTTCAAATTGATTGTATAAGCCATGAGAAAAATAACATTGCTTGTCTCAGTTTGAAATTTCTAAATTGTCTGAAATGCACACTATACCATGCTACTTTATTCCAATGGGAAGTTAATGATAGGTTTTTCTGCACTCACAGGGTTATATCTTCTATTAGCAGATTGGATGAGGAAAGGTTTATCACGTTATGATTGTGTGCTCTACAATTAAATACTGATGCTAACATGAATGGTGGGACAATAAACTTTAGTATGGCATTAAGAACTTCCATAATGCAATGTTGTTTGCTTGAAGtacattgatgtattgtttccttTTGCTTGAAGTAAATTGATGTATTATTTCCTTCTGAACTTCCATAATGCAATGGTCTCTGCCATTTGTATCTAAAAGAATTTAAAATTACTTAAGAAAATGGCTAATCAATTTGTCAATGGTTCAGTGTATTGGTTGCTTCTTGAATAATTGTCCAATTATAAACATTTTAGTTGagtttcagaagttcagaaacaTAAAATTGCATtgatcttgttgctcaaatGTACCATTTTGTTTTATTTAGTGTATATCATTATTACACATAAATATTACATGTGTTGTTTTTTTACCcgtagcgttagcacgggcCAACTTACTATCATAATAAAAGGTTCACAAATCACAAGAGTCACAGCTCTGCTCTGCCGAGCAACGAACAGGTGATGGCTGCCGCACTCCCTCGCTGGATGGTCGTCCTGCTCGCGCCGGCCACAGCTCTGCTCTGCCGAGCAACGAACAGATGAGGAAGCCAGAAGAGAAGAGAGATGGGATAAAAGAAAAACGCCCCAAACTTGATCAAATCAAAAGGAATCGCTCCCAAACTTTGTACAGGTAATCTCTATGGAGTTGGTAAGCTATCCCGAAAGCGTCATGGCTCAATTTGAACTCAAACTCCAGGAATTTCAGATCATGCGCAAGAATGCAGTTTTTCTCCCCAAAACAAAATTGGTTCGATTCTTCGTGCTCGTGTTGATTCAATCAAATTCACTCATGGAGTAGCATCAACACATGTCTTTGCACGAATCAAACCAACCAAAAGCTCCCCAAATGCTCGGATTTAAGAAATGGAGCCAAGAACGACTGGCCGCACGCCGGGCACGAGGCGCGCCGGGCATGCCGCACGCCCACGCCGCCAGCCGCAAGGCGCACGCTGCCCGCCCACCCGGAGGCCGTCCGGAGGCGTCGCAGGAGGCGGCCCGTCCGCCGGCGTCCCCGTCCGGACGCGGCGCAGGAGGCGGCCCGGTcggaggcggcgctggaggcgcaggcggcgcaggaggcACCCCGGCCGGAGGGGGCTCCGCCCGGACGCCGCGCCGGAGGCAGCTCGGCCGGATGgggccggcgggaggcggcgcaggaggcgcCCCGGCCGGAGAGGGCTCCGCCCGGAGGCCGCGCTGGAGGCAGCCCGGCCGGATGGGACCCGGCGtgaggcggcgcaggaggggGCTTCGGCCCGAGGCGGCGCAGCAGGCAggccggcggcccggcggcggccacggaccCGCCCAGTACCGGACGCGCCTGTGGGGGAGCTGGAGGCCGCGGCGCAGTCGGATGGCGGTCGGAGAAAGTTTCGAACGCGGGGCGCGGGGAAGAGGAcctggcgcgccgcgcgcgggtTGGGCTGTCCGTCCGCTTCAACGCGTTGAAGCCTAGCGTTCCGGTCCGTTCGATGGGGTTTGGATGATCCAGATCTTTTGTTTTGAACTGTGGCGAGTTTTGGGGTACAATTTTGTTGGTGCATTCGGTCCCAAGCATCTCAGTGGGGGACGGCAGTTTGGGTGGGCGTAGCGATGTTTAATCGTTCCCTTATAGGATGGATTCAATGTATGACGTTTGTGGTGTGTGAGTGTGAATTATTCTTGCGAGCTGGTGCCAGGAGCTGTTTGTATTCATTGCATCTGTTTCTATCGAACAAAAGAACCAACTTGTGATGCAACACGCACTGAAGTGCCACCACTCTGACGAATACTGCATTTTGCTAGAGTACGGAGACAGTTCCTGTTTCCATATGTTCATTGAGCTGATGCTGGGAGATGTTTGCCATGCATCTGTTACTACTTGGTAAAAACGATATTGATAAGGCTCTATATCGAGCAGCACATGTTTTGCCATGGCCATCACAAAAGAATTTAGTTTGTGCTGCAACACTGAAGTGCCATCGCACTAACGATTTCTTGATTTTGCTTGAGAAGGGGTACAGTTTTTGTTTTCTGATTCAGCAAGCCAAGCAAGCAAGAAAACGAATCTGTGAACCAGGCATGGTTCCCACTGAACCCCCAATTCTTGTGAGCTGCATCGTTTATTTGTTCCCTCTTCCAAGGAAAAAAGGTTACACTAGTGAATCTTTGTTATGATCCTTTGAACCAGACAAGGTTTCCTCTGAATCCACAATCAATGCTCTTTTAAATTTTAATGATCCTTCCGAAGTAGAAATAGCGATGGAAGTTCACAACGATTGAGTTCAGTCTCCAGTCATCTCCAGTCCCAACATGGGGGATCATCACTACACTAATGAGCATAAGcacaaaacaaaaataaaaggtCCCACCGGATTCAAAGTCTGCAGTGCTAACCCCTACACTATGGAGACGGCTAACGTTAATTTTCAATGTTTAATGTATCTGCAAGTAGCACATCATAGCAGTTCTCGAATCCAGTAGAATTCCGATGTGCACAAAATCTGAaactgtaggatcaagaacaccgactagaggggtggtttgaataggcggtttaaaactaaaaacaccaacactagagaaatataattagtaacaaaaaaaaaccctatgtcatgctacaaCTATCTCTAGTTTGGATTTGCAACCTAaagtgacaagatacaaatcaagctctagtaatgTAAATAGCTCAAAGTaaagcaagagaagtaaccgagcttgacacaagaacttttacccgtggtgtcgatgacttgcctgtcacccctaatccacgttaaggtggattccaagaatcaaccgctcctctatcaagaactctcttgatcttaagccggcttgaatcaaataaccgctccacacctcgattccactagagttgctcttcaccactccggtgaggtgagcacaagacctctcacaatcgAAATCGgtgctcctcaacaatctccttggaggtgctccacgaaatccgcttctccaagccgtctagggagcggcaactcccaagagtaacaagtcgatgacgcttgcttaaaGTTTTCTTAgcgccacaaagctcaaacactTGATGCCgtgcactaggatgctctcacactctcaagaatgcaatctctaagcaagaatgtgtgagagagggatggctCAGTTCTAAAAAGTCAAGAAtgtagtccaaatggccaagagagcctcccAAAGGCCGGGCATTGAGTATATATAGAGgtcccctcaaaaactagccgttacactcttttctgtgtaatcgcagaccgtccgcggttcaaaaaccgtaccgtccgccgttataagccagtgagtcagagtgcatttaatgcgtgtcagaactagccattacagccctggcggaccgtccgcgccctatGGGCAGATCGTCCGCATTTATAAGTTCCAAACCACCAGAGATGAAAATCGTCTCTGGTCTTTTTTCAAactgaccggcggaccgtccgcgccccaggggcggaccatccgccgttCATCCTCAAACTCCACCAGAGACCCAAAACGTTTCTGGTCATTTTGTCAAGTGACCGGTGGATCATCCGCGCCCcctgggtggaccgtccgccgttcaagcCATCAGCACAACTAGAAAAAacacgtctctggacaaattttacttaagccggcggaccgtccgcccatcAGGGCCGGACCGTCTGCCCTTCAATCCTTTTCTCACCAAAGACAAAAACATGTCTCTGGACATTTTTACAATtgtatggcggaccgtccgcccctctaggctggaccgtccgcccttaaACAGTTAGCACAAGTTTTGATGCTGtttttcaaacttttcaaaacgaagttagccctcatgcatgcatctagatattttgagcaaaatggcactagagACCCATCAAGCACGAGTGCAaagacccctcttgatagtacgactaCCTATCCAACAAACCCGGTCATTTTTCATCCACTGATCGCCTTATGACCGgcaaaatgcaaaagccctatatAATATACATTTGCCTTGAGCCTGAGCTTTGCACATCAACTCCAAATGTTCCATAATCATCCTTTGAACCTCATTCATCCATGGACTATCTTATGCACATCATCTCAAATGCAATTGTTAGTCCataaccgttgtcattaattaccaaaactcgaattaggggcctagatgctttcaatctccctctttttggtaattgatgacaacactaattttggagtgataaaaagcttcaagtcaactttatacacaagGCATAAGgtagacttggaattgaactttggaagaacttactcatttttcttgaaaattttagaatatgatatgaataaattcacctaagttcgatgagtagagagaactcctccttgatatgtgcatataatttTGAATGAAATCCATGAGCACAAATATatagattttaaaattttgacggagtttcccctccaagtggaaatcgaggcatacaacatacaagatatatatgatatgaattaAAAATAATTAGCACAACCTCAACAAGCCACAAGAGTAACCATAGTGAtaaagagtttcacaagccaataTAGTTCACCACAAATTACAAACCAAGGGTGAAAATTGCAACTAATCTGGTGCAACATTCAAGAatcaagcatattgatatccgccatcattttcttagacaTCATGTGAACaaaggtgatatcaagattgatggaattggcacggatgatcaattggccgatatatttaccaagccattggatgaatctcggttttgtaTGTTGAGAAATGAGCTAAACATCATTGACTTCTGAAAtatggcttgaaaactagtacaTATGGCATGTGGTTCTTCTTTGCAActcttgtttcatttttctgaatttttgaggcatttttgagccatttttgagttttcttgattttgattgatttaattttgattttTCGTTC harbors:
- the LOC120694294 gene encoding translation initiation factor IF-2-like → MLGTECTNKIVPQNSPQFKTKDLDHPNPIERTGTLGFNALKRTDSPTRARRARSSSPRPAFETFSDRHPTAPRPPAPPQARPVLGGSVAAAGPPACLLRRLGPKPPPAPPHAGSHPAGLPPARPPGGALSGRGASCAASRRPHPAELPPARRPGGAPSGRGASCAACASSAASDRAASCAASGRGRRRTGRLLRRLRTASGWAGSVRLAAGGVGVRHARRASCPACGQSFLAPFLKSEHLGSFWLV